Within the Halomonas sp. HL-93 genome, the region ATGGCCAACGTGGCTTATCGCCTCAAGCGCCAGCTCAAGCAGATCGAGCGCGTCGAGATTCTGGGCAAAATCAACGGCGCCGTGGGCAACTACAACGCTCATCTGGCGACCTATCCCGAAATCGACTGGGAAGCCAATGCGCGAACTTTCGTGGAAGGCCTGGGGCTGAGCTTCAACCCCTACACCACCCAGATCGAACCCCACGACTACATCGCCGAGCTATTCGACGCCATCTGTCGCTTCAACACCATCCTGATCGATTTTGACCGCGACGTCTGGGGCTACATTTCGCTTGGCTACTTCAAGCAGCGCACCGTGGAAGGTGAAATCGGCTCGTCGACCATGCCGCACAAGGTCAACCCCATCGACTTTGAAAACTCGGAAGGCAACCTTGGCTTGGCCAACGCGGTACTCGGCCACCTGGCGCAAAAGCTGCCGATCTCGCGCTGGCAGCGCGATTTGACCGATTCCACCGTGCTGCGCAACCTGGGCGTGGGCCTGGCCTACGGGCTGATTGGCTATCACGCCAGCCTCAAGGGCATCAGCAAGCTGGAAGCCAATCCTGAACGTCTGGACAGCGACCTGGACAACAGTTGGGAAGTGCTCGCCGAGCCGATTCAAACCGTCATGCGCCGCTACGGTATTGAAAAGCCTTACGAAAAGCTCAAAGAGTTGACCCGGGGCAAGCGCATCGACCAGGCTGGCTTTGCCGCCTTTATCGATACCCTGGCGCTACCCGACGACGTCAAAACCGAGCTGAAGGCAATGTCACCGGCAAGTTACATCGGCGACGCCGAAGCCCAGGCAAATGCGCTACGTCAACGATTGGATGCACTATAATCCGGTTTTGGCCCTTACATCGGTTTTAACCAACTGCTTACACTGCGAATCTTCGCGCTAGGATAACGTCATGCACCCTTCCGATAAGCCACTTACCTTGCTAGGCGACTTGACCCCAGCAGAATTCTTGGCGAGCTACTGGCAACAAAAACCGCTGCTGATCCGCGGGGCAATGCCTGACTTTATCAGCCCCATCGAACCCGACGAGCTGGCAGGACTTGCCTGCGAGCCCGGCATAGAGGCGCGTCTGGTGGAAGAAAAAGGCCCCAACGGCGCATGGGAGGTATCCCACGGGCCTTTCGATGAAGCCACCTTTGAGCGCCTGCCCAACGGCCACTGGAGTCTGTTGGTTCAAGCCGTGGATCACTATCTGCCGTCGGTGGCCGCCCTGTTGGATGAATTCGATTTTCTGCCCCGCTGGCGACTAGACGACGTGATGATCAGCTATGCTCCGCCCGGCGGCAGCGTCGGTCCCCATGTCGACCAGTACGATGTGTTCCTGTTTCAGGCCAGTGGCCAACGCCGCTGGCAACTGGGTGGCCAACCCGGTGATGACGCGCCGATTATTCAGGGCATTGACCTGCGTATCCTGGAAACCTTCGCGGTTGAAGAAGACTCCGACTGGGTGTTGGAACCCGGCGACATGCTCTACTTACCGCCAGGCTGGGCCCATCACGGCGTTAGCCAAACGGAAGACTGCATGACCATGTCGGTAGGCTTCCGCGCACCCTCGGCCGACGAAGCGGTCACGTCCTACGCCGATTTCCTGGGCGAACAGCTGCCCGCCTCCCTGCGCTACGCCGACCCCGAACTCACGCCCGCAGAACACAGCGGCGAGCTCGACGATGCCGCAGTAGAGCGTATGCGCCAGCTAATCGTGTCGACGCTGGATAATCCACAGCAAATCGCCCAGTGGTTCGGCCGCGTGATGACTCAACCCAAGTATGTCGACCAAGTCGTACCGCTTGACCCTCCCATGACCGAAGCCAACCTTGTTGCTCAGCTACAAGAAGGCGAGCCGCTATACCACATGCCCGGCTCACGCTTCGCCTGGCGCAGCGAGGGTAACGCCACCACGCTGTTCGCCGACGGTGAAGGCTATGCCTGCTCGGAAGCGCTGGCACAGCGCCTGGCGTCAACCGCACCGCTTCACGAGGATGTGCTGGAATTGCCAGGCGCCAAATCGCTCATTACCCAGTTGGTCAACGCCGGCAGCCTAAGCTGGTTACATGACGACGATGGCGACGACGACGAATAACATGCCCCGCGACGCTCTACCGGTGAATATCCAAGAGGGTGAATGGTCGTTGCTCGGCAACATCGCAAGCCCTATTCGCCGCGTAGTGTTCATCGACGAACAGCAGGTGCCCCAAGACGAAGAATGGGACGGCCAGGACCCAGCCTGCCGTCACTTTGTTGCCTATCTTAACGACCAACCAGTAGGCACCGCGCGGCTACTGCCCGACGGCCATATTGGCCGCGTGGCAGTGCTTGCCGAGGCACGCGGATCAGGCATCGGCGGCCAATTAATGGCCGCCGCCATCGCCTGTGCCCAGCGTCTTGGCCACCCTCAAGTAGCGCTCAGCGCGCAGCTCCATGCGCTGGCGTTCTACGAACGGCTCGGCTTCACCGCCCACGGCGACATCTTCATGGACGCAGGCATTCCCCATCGTGAGATGACCCTTACCCTCAGCCCATCGCCTGCTCGCTAGTTGCGAAATTCCACTACACAATCCCACCGCTTTGTTACCCGGCTGTAGTCGGGCTACAACGCTGCCTGCCCCCAAGTGTCAATTGTTGCCTACCTCGCCTTCGGGGATAGTGGTTTTACTGCAGTGCCACATGGCCTGCCCGAAATCACCGCGCTTACGACGTTCTATTAAGAGACTTATTTCTTAAAGACACGCCAAGCGAATTGAACGATGCTGAAAATGACTTCGCAGGTGCAGCATAAGAAACTGCTAACGTGCGCATCGTTATCACAACCCCGGAGGGATTAGCTCATGACTGGACTACTTGAAGAGATCAAGGCACTGGCCCAACTACGCGAAGCACAAGGCGGCAAATGGGACAACATCAAGCCTGAATACGCCGCGCGTATGCGTGCCCAGAACCGCTTTCACACCGGCCTGGACATCGCCCGCTACACCGCCAAGATCATGCGCGACGACATGGCCGCCTACGATGCCGACACCGCCAACTACACCCAATCACTAGGTTGCTGGCACGGCTTTATCGGCCAGCAGAAGATGATTTCCATCAAGAAGCACTTCGGCACCACCAAACGCAGCTACCTCTACCTCTCCGGCTGGATGGTTGCCGCCCTGCGCTCCGAGTTCGGCCCGCTGCCCGACCAGTCCATGCACGAGAAAACCTCGGTCGCCAATCTGATCGAAGAGCTCTACACCTTCCTCAAGCAGGCCGATTCGTGGGAGCTCAACCACCTCTTCCGCGCGCTGGACGACGCCAAAGAGGCTGGCGTCAAAGCCAAGGAGCAGGAACTGATCAGCCAGATCGACAACCACGAAACCCACATCGTGCCGATCATTGCCGACATCGACGCTGGCTTTGGCAACGCCGAGGCCACCTACCTGCTGGCCAAGAAGTTCATCGAAGCCGGTGCCTGCTGCATCCAGTTGGAAAACCAGGTATCCGACGAGAAGCAGTGCGGCCACCAGGACGGCAAGGTCACCGTGCCCCACGAAGACTTCATCGCCAAGATCAACGCCGTCCGCTACGCCTTCCTCGAGCTGGGCGTCGAAGACGGCGTCATCGTGGCACGTACCGACTCGCTGGGGGCGGGCCTTACCCAGAAGATCGCCGTGACCAACGAACCGGGCGACCTGGGCGACCAGTACAACAGCTTCCTGGATGGCGACGTGATCGAATCGGCCTCCGACATCAACAACGGCGACGTGGTCATCAAGCAGAACGGCAAACTGGTCAAGCCCAAGCGCCTGGCCTCCGGCCTTTACCAGTTCAAGCCCGGTACCGGCGAAAACCGCGTGATACTCGACTGCATCACCAGCCTGCAAAACGGCGCTGACTTGCTATGGATCGAAACCGAAAAACCCCACGTTGGCCAGATCGCGTCGATGGTCAACCGCATCCGCGAAGTCTGCCCAGATGCCAAGCTGGTCTACAACAACTCACCGTCGTTCAACTGGACGTTGAACTTCCGCCAGCAAGTGTTCGATGCCTGGGAAAAAGAAGGCAAGGACGTCTCGGCCTACGAGCGCGACAAGCTGATGAGCGTCGAGTACGACAACACTGAGCTTGGTCAGCTTGCCGACGAGTGGACGCGTAACTTCCAGCGCGACGGCGCGCGGGAAGCGGGCATCTTCCACCACCTGATTACCCTGCCCACCTACCACACCGCGGCGCTGTCTACCGACAATCTGGCTAAGGACTACTTCGGTGACGAAGGCATGCTGGCCTACGTCAAGAAAGTTCAGCGCGAGGAAATCCGCCAGGGCATCGCCACAGTTCGCCACCAGGACATGGCTGGCTCCAACATCGGCGATGATCATAAAGAGTTCTTCCACGGTGACGCCGCGCTGAAAGCAGGCGGCAAAGACAACACCATGAACCAGTTTGGCTAATACTCACCCCGAGCCAATTCGCTAGCCGTACCAACGCCCAGCAGGTTTGACCTTCTGGGCGTTTTTTTCACCTAGTTTTGCACACTATTTTCTTAATCAGCGACTACACTCGCTATCATTACTTTTATTCTCAACAAACTGCTTTGCAACCTGAGCAATATTGAGTATGTTGTTAACGAACACTGTTCTATAATTTAGTCACATGTCCCGTAGCTAACGGGTTGGCTAAGCGACCCTCTCGGAGGTTTCCATGAAGCGTTTACTCCCTATCGCCGCACTCAGCGTTCTCGTTCTCGCTGGTTGCGCCAATACATCGGGCTATTCGGGCGATGTGTACAGCGGTAATCAAGCCAAGACCAGCCAAAGTGTCAGGATTGGCACTATTGCGGCGGTACGTCCGGTAAAAATCCAAGCGGATAGCCGC harbors:
- a CDS encoding isocitrate lyase translates to MTGLLEEIKALAQLREAQGGKWDNIKPEYAARMRAQNRFHTGLDIARYTAKIMRDDMAAYDADTANYTQSLGCWHGFIGQQKMISIKKHFGTTKRSYLYLSGWMVAALRSEFGPLPDQSMHEKTSVANLIEELYTFLKQADSWELNHLFRALDDAKEAGVKAKEQELISQIDNHETHIVPIIADIDAGFGNAEATYLLAKKFIEAGACCIQLENQVSDEKQCGHQDGKVTVPHEDFIAKINAVRYAFLELGVEDGVIVARTDSLGAGLTQKIAVTNEPGDLGDQYNSFLDGDVIESASDINNGDVVIKQNGKLVKPKRLASGLYQFKPGTGENRVILDCITSLQNGADLLWIETEKPHVGQIASMVNRIREVCPDAKLVYNNSPSFNWTLNFRQQVFDAWEKEGKDVSAYERDKLMSVEYDNTELGQLADEWTRNFQRDGAREAGIFHHLITLPTYHTAALSTDNLAKDYFGDEGMLAYVKKVQREEIRQGIATVRHQDMAGSNIGDDHKEFFHGDAALKAGGKDNTMNQFG
- a CDS encoding cupin domain-containing protein; this translates as MHPSDKPLTLLGDLTPAEFLASYWQQKPLLIRGAMPDFISPIEPDELAGLACEPGIEARLVEEKGPNGAWEVSHGPFDEATFERLPNGHWSLLVQAVDHYLPSVAALLDEFDFLPRWRLDDVMISYAPPGGSVGPHVDQYDVFLFQASGQRRWQLGGQPGDDAPIIQGIDLRILETFAVEEDSDWVLEPGDMLYLPPGWAHHGVSQTEDCMTMSVGFRAPSADEAVTSYADFLGEQLPASLRYADPELTPAEHSGELDDAAVERMRQLIVSTLDNPQQIAQWFGRVMTQPKYVDQVVPLDPPMTEANLVAQLQEGEPLYHMPGSRFAWRSEGNATTLFADGEGYACSEALAQRLASTAPLHEDVLELPGAKSLITQLVNAGSLSWLHDDDGDDDE
- a CDS encoding GNAT family N-acetyltransferase; this encodes MPRDALPVNIQEGEWSLLGNIASPIRRVVFIDEQQVPQDEEWDGQDPACRHFVAYLNDQPVGTARLLPDGHIGRVAVLAEARGSGIGGQLMAAAIACAQRLGHPQVALSAQLHALAFYERLGFTAHGDIFMDAGIPHREMTLTLSPSPAR
- the purB gene encoding adenylosuccinate lyase: MQLSALTALSPVDGRYASKAAALREHFSEFGLIRARVIVEVRWLQRLAEHNQIVEVPPLSAQATAFLEALIRDFSVADAERIKDIERTTNHDVKAVEYFLKEKIADNSELHAVTEFIHFACTSEDINNLSYGVMLADGLQALLPVMHNVADDITALAITHAGQPMLSRTHGQTASPTTLGKEMANVAYRLKRQLKQIERVEILGKINGAVGNYNAHLATYPEIDWEANARTFVEGLGLSFNPYTTQIEPHDYIAELFDAICRFNTILIDFDRDVWGYISLGYFKQRTVEGEIGSSTMPHKVNPIDFENSEGNLGLANAVLGHLAQKLPISRWQRDLTDSTVLRNLGVGLAYGLIGYHASLKGISKLEANPERLDSDLDNSWEVLAEPIQTVMRRYGIEKPYEKLKELTRGKRIDQAGFAAFIDTLALPDDVKTELKAMSPASYIGDAEAQANALRQRLDAL